In a single window of the Candidatus Beckwithbacteria bacterium genome:
- the trxB gene encoding thioredoxin-disulfide reductase, translating into MSNIYKLIIIGSGPAGYTAGIYSARAELKPIIFSGPNSGGQLMNTSIIENWPGNKEGILGPQLMMNMREQAVKFGAKIIDETVGKVDFSGEPFKVNNLETETVIIATGAESIRLHIPGEDQLFGRGVAVCAVCDAPFYKNKTVAVLGGGDSACEDALTLTKFAKKVYLVHRRDQLRASRIMSQRVKNNPKIEILWNSAVTEILGENRVEAVKINNEKEIKLEGVFLALGHRPASDLFKGKIQLNERGYIMTNFQFSKSNFQTMTSVEGVFAAGDVVDYRYQQAITAAGMGCQAALDAEKYLTNE; encoded by the coding sequence ATGTCAAATATTTATAAATTGATAATCATTGGTTCGGGGCCAGCGGGATATACCGCCGGGATTTATAGCGCCAGAGCCGAGTTAAAACCAATAATTTTTTCCGGGCCGAATAGCGGTGGGCAACTAATGAACACTTCGATTATCGAAAATTGGCCGGGGAATAAAGAGGGGATTTTAGGGCCGCAGTTGATGATGAATATGAGGGAACAGGCAGTAAAGTTCGGGGCGAAAATTATCGATGAAACAGTGGGTAAAGTAGATTTTTCCGGAGAGCCATTTAAAGTGAATAATCTGGAGACAGAAACAGTCATTATTGCGACCGGGGCGGAGAGTATCCGCCTGCATATTCCCGGAGAAGACCAGTTGTTTGGCCGGGGGGTGGCGGTGTGTGCGGTTTGCGACGCACCGTTTTACAAAAATAAAACAGTGGCGGTACTAGGAGGGGGAGATTCGGCTTGCGAGGATGCATTAACTTTGACCAAATTTGCCAAAAAAGTTTATTTGGTGCACCGGCGGGATCAGCTAAGGGCCTCGAGGATTATGAGCCAGAGGGTTAAAAATAACCCTAAGATTGAGATTTTATGGAATTCGGCAGTGACGGAAATTTTAGGGGAAAATAGGGTAGAAGCAGTGAAGATTAATAACGAAAAAGAAATTAAGCTGGAGGGGGTGTTTTTGGCTTTGGGCCATCGGCCGGCGTCGGATTTGTTCAAAGGAAAAATTCAGCTAAATGAGCGAGGATATATAATGACAAATTTTCAATTTTCAAAATCCAATTTTCAAACAATGACAAGCGTTGAAGGAGTGTTTGCGGCCGGGGACGTGGTGGATTACCGTTACCAGCAAGCAATTACCGCGGCAGGAATGGGCTGCCAGGCGGCTTTAGATGCAGAGAAATATTTAACAAATGAGTAA
- a CDS encoding metal-sensitive transcriptional regulator, translating to MDKIQKSLARIEGQVRGIRKMYAGKKKCLETVQQVVAARQALGRVGRELLKHEACQCMVKESQKNKLDKILKQLFKN from the coding sequence ATGGACAAAATACAAAAATCATTAGCCAGAATTGAGGGTCAGGTGAGAGGAATCAGGAAGATGTATGCCGGGAAGAAAAAGTGTTTAGAGACGGTACAACAGGTGGTGGCGGCGAGACAGGCGCTGGGGAGAGTCGGCCGGGAACTATTGAAACACGAAGCCTGTCAGTGTATGGTAAAAGAATCGCAGAAAAACAAGTTAGATAAAATTTTAAAGCAGTTATTTAAAAATTAA
- a CDS encoding Glu/Leu/Phe/Val dehydrogenase: MNNVYQNAVKQLETVAKYIKIDKKIFEQLKSPKIVHKSDLTIKMDPSTDSGQVRYKTFKAYRSQHNDAMGPYKGGIRFHPNVSEDEIKALSMWMTWKCSVVGIPYGGAKGGVICDPKNMSPGELERLSRAYMRAMYKNFGSWKDVLAPDMNTDGQTMAWMLDEYEKIIGKHEPAVITGKPVEMGGSQGRTEATGLGGFYILEQLCKVRYLTKKKTTIAVQGIGNVGYWFAYFANKAGYKIVALSNSKGGVYDQNGLDPDKFSEDKQNITNEELFELPVDVLVPAALENQITKDNAGRIKAKYIIEMANGPVTPEADEILFKNKILALPDVLCNAGGVTVSYFEWVQNNMGYYWEKEEVFTKLKKIMDKAFKEVWEIYTNKSVTPRMAAYILAVDRVVKVMKMRG, from the coding sequence ATGAATAATGTTTATCAAAATGCGGTTAAGCAGCTGGAAACAGTAGCGAAATATATTAAGATTGACAAGAAGATTTTTGAACAATTAAAGTCTCCAAAAATAGTCCATAAGTCTGATTTGACAATAAAAATGGACCCTTCGACGGACTCAGGGCAAGTTCGTTATAAGACGTTTAAGGCATACCGTTCTCAACATAATGATGCAATGGGGCCGTACAAAGGGGGAATAAGATTTCATCCCAATGTGTCAGAAGATGAGATTAAGGCTTTATCAATGTGGATGACCTGGAAATGTTCGGTGGTCGGGATTCCCTACGGCGGGGCTAAAGGCGGGGTGATTTGCGACCCAAAAAACATGAGCCCCGGAGAGTTGGAAAGATTAAGCCGGGCGTATATGCGGGCAATGTATAAAAATTTTGGTTCCTGGAAAGATGTGCTGGCGCCGGACATGAACACTGACGGCCAAACAATGGCTTGGATGTTGGATGAATACGAGAAAATTATAGGTAAACATGAACCGGCGGTAATTACCGGCAAGCCGGTGGAGATGGGCGGGTCACAAGGCCGGACGGAAGCGACAGGCTTGGGCGGATTTTATATCTTGGAACAGTTATGTAAGGTACGGTACCTTACAAAGAAGAAAACGACGATTGCTGTCCAGGGAATAGGCAATGTGGGTTATTGGTTTGCATATTTTGCCAATAAAGCCGGCTACAAAATTGTGGCTTTATCAAATTCTAAAGGCGGAGTTTATGATCAAAACGGTTTAGACCCGGACAAATTTTCAGAAGATAAACAAAATATTACCAACGAAGAATTATTTGAACTACCGGTGGATGTGTTGGTGCCGGCGGCTTTGGAAAACCAAATCACTAAAGACAACGCCGGAAGAATTAAAGCCAAGTATATTATCGAGATGGCCAACGGACCGGTGACGCCGGAAGCGGACGAGATTTTATTTAAAAATAAAATTTTGGCTTTGCCGGATGTATTGTGCAATGCCGGCGGAGTGACCGTGTCTTATTTTGAATGGGTGCAGAATAACATGGGTTACTATTGGGAAAAAGAGGAAGTTTTTACTAAACTAAAAAAGATTATGGATAAGGCGTTTAAAGAAGTTTGGGAGATTTATACGAATAAATCGGTGACCCCCAGAATGGCAGCGTATATTCTGGCAGTTGACCGAGTGGTGAAAGTAATGAAAATGCGAGGATAA
- the trxA gene encoding thioredoxin produces the protein MAVLQLTDKDFEEKVVKNQVPALVDFYADWCGPCKLAAPVIEELSEEYKDKLTVGKMNVDENKVITGKYGIMSIPTMIVFKGGQEVERVSGFAGKEGVVKLINKILGE, from the coding sequence ATGGCTGTTTTACAACTGACAGATAAAGATTTTGAAGAGAAAGTGGTAAAGAACCAAGTGCCGGCGTTGGTGGATTTTTACGCGGATTGGTGCGGACCATGCAAATTGGCGGCGCCGGTAATTGAAGAATTATCGGAAGAATACAAAGACAAATTGACGGTGGGTAAGATGAATGTAGATGAGAATAAAGTAATTACCGGAAAATACGGGATTATGAGTATTCCGACAATGATCGTTTTTAAAGGCGGTCAGGAGGTAGAAAGAGTGAGCGGGTTTGCGGGAAAAGAGGGAGTAGTAAAACTGATAAATAAAATATTAGGAGAATAA
- the pyrH gene encoding UMP kinase has translation MKTFVLSLGGSVFAPNGKAKKIDIRYLHEFDKFIRKQIAKKRRFFIVTGGGYTAREYRDAAAWAAGKHITDEDLDWVGVHATRLNAHLFRTLLRDVAYPSILKHYDFVDKKALDYPVAMASGWKPGWSTDYCAVMVANDYKVPLVINLSNIDQVYDKDPAEYPDAKPIKKMKWNELIKLVGSKWTPGLNSPFDPIACQLAKKIKLKVIITDGHDFGNLEKILDGKQFKGTEIE, from the coding sequence ATGAAGACCTTTGTTTTATCTCTCGGAGGTTCGGTATTTGCCCCTAACGGAAAGGCAAAAAAAATCGACATTAGATATCTTCACGAATTTGACAAATTTATTAGAAAACAAATCGCCAAAAAAAGGCGATTTTTTATTGTTACGGGGGGCGGCTACACGGCCCGGGAATACCGGGATGCGGCGGCTTGGGCGGCTGGAAAACACATAACTGATGAAGACTTGGATTGGGTGGGGGTGCATGCGACCAGATTAAACGCCCATTTATTCCGGACATTGCTGCGGGATGTGGCCTACCCGTCAATTTTAAAGCATTATGATTTTGTGGATAAAAAAGCGTTGGATTATCCGGTGGCCATGGCGTCTGGCTGGAAACCGGGGTGGTCGACTGATTACTGCGCGGTGATGGTGGCGAATGACTATAAAGTGCCGTTGGTAATTAATTTGTCGAATATTGATCAGGTTTACGATAAAGATCCGGCCGAATATCCGGACGCGAAGCCAATTAAGAAAATGAAGTGGAATGAGTTGATTAAATTGGTCGGGAGTAAATGGACGCCGGGGTTGAACTCGCCGTTTGACCCGATTGCCTGTCAGCTGGCTAAGAAAATTAAGCTGAAAGTAATAATTACTGACGGTCATGATTTTGGAAACTTGGAGAAGATTTTGGACGGGAAGCAGTTTAAGGGGACGGAAATAGAGTAA